In one Candidatus Planktophila versatilis genomic region, the following are encoded:
- a CDS encoding SDR family oxidoreductase: MSLQGKRIFVTGGSRGIGLAIALRAAADGALVAIAAKTSDPNPKLPGTIHSAAEEIRAAGGTALPIQCDLRDENQIADAVGQAAKEFGGIDILINNASAINLTRTEDTPAKRFDLMFDVNVRGTFLTSQAALPHLRESAEAGRNPHILTLSPPLSMKAKWFKNHVAYTMAKYGMSMCVLGMAEEFKRDGIAVNALWPRTAIDTAALQMIPGVDTAACRTPEILSDTAYIILNRNSKECTGNFFVDDEVLASEGITDLEKYSVVPGTKDFLLDFFLD, translated from the coding sequence ATGTCACTTCAGGGAAAACGTATATTTGTTACTGGCGGCTCGCGCGGTATTGGTTTAGCTATCGCGCTGCGAGCTGCGGCAGATGGTGCTCTTGTAGCAATTGCAGCAAAGACATCTGATCCAAATCCAAAGTTACCTGGAACGATTCATTCTGCAGCCGAGGAGATCCGCGCCGCTGGCGGCACAGCCCTACCGATCCAGTGCGACCTACGTGATGAGAATCAGATTGCAGATGCAGTTGGCCAAGCTGCCAAGGAATTTGGTGGCATAGATATTCTGATCAACAATGCCAGTGCGATTAATCTGACTCGCACCGAAGATACTCCAGCGAAGCGATTTGACCTTATGTTTGATGTCAACGTGCGTGGAACATTCTTGACTTCACAGGCCGCGTTACCGCACCTTCGTGAATCAGCCGAAGCTGGGCGTAATCCACACATTCTTACCTTGTCGCCCCCACTTTCCATGAAAGCTAAGTGGTTTAAGAATCACGTTGCATACACGATGGCTAAATATGGAATGAGTATGTGTGTCCTTGGTATGGCTGAAGAGTTTAAGCGAGATGGAATTGCCGTTAATGCGCTCTGGCCGCGCACCGCAATCGATACCGCCGCCCTGCAAATGATTCCAGGAGTAGATACCGCTGCCTGTCGCACACCTGAAATACTTTCAGATACCGCTTACATCATTCTGAATCGCAATTCAAAGGAATGCACTGGGAACTTCTTCGTCGATGATGAAGTACTGGCATCTGAAGGAATCACAGATCTTGAGAAGTATTCAGTCGTTCCTGGAACGAAAGACTTCTTACTCGATTTCTTCTTAGA
- a CDS encoding enoyl-CoA hydratase, producing the protein MSEITSTRIGQTQVIRFNRPEKMNAITRDMYAGLTSALNAAAGDFGVRAVVITSEGDHFTAGNDIKDFMANPPTEESSDVARFLASLLEFPKPLIAAVKGNAVGVGTTMLLHCDIVIASPNTNFSMPFTSLGLVPEAGSTKLFPELVGYQRAARIFMTGDPFTADEAKEMGLVETITADPEKVAMEIAERIGHQPPQAIINTKALMKAGKHDAVAAVMKAEFQIFALALQSEEAAEAFMKFMSKKSK; encoded by the coding sequence ATGAGTGAAATCACCAGCACCCGCATAGGCCAGACCCAGGTAATTCGCTTCAATCGCCCCGAGAAGATGAATGCAATCACTCGCGATATGTATGCCGGGTTAACATCTGCACTCAATGCCGCTGCCGGAGATTTTGGCGTGCGCGCGGTCGTAATCACCAGCGAAGGTGATCATTTCACCGCGGGAAATGACATTAAAGACTTCATGGCCAATCCTCCAACGGAGGAATCATCGGATGTCGCACGATTCTTAGCATCTCTCCTTGAATTCCCAAAGCCACTTATCGCTGCGGTGAAAGGTAATGCCGTTGGAGTGGGAACGACAATGCTCTTACATTGCGACATCGTCATTGCGTCACCAAATACTAACTTTTCCATGCCATTTACCTCACTTGGTTTAGTCCCGGAAGCAGGCTCCACAAAGTTATTTCCTGAACTCGTGGGATATCAACGAGCTGCTCGAATCTTTATGACAGGTGATCCATTTACTGCAGATGAAGCTAAAGAGATGGGACTTGTTGAAACCATTACTGCAGATCCAGAGAAAGTGGCGATGGAGATTGCCGAGCGTATAGGGCACCAACCACCGCAAGCAATCATTAACACCAAAGCCCTCATGAAGGCCGGTAAGCATGATGCCGTGGCCGCGGTAATGAAGGCAGAGTTTCAGATCTTCGCACTTGCGTTGCAATCTGAAGAAGCTGCAGAAGCATTTATGAAATTCATGTCTAAGAAGAGTAAATAG
- a CDS encoding inositol-3-phosphate synthase produces the protein MNIKTGTGDIRVAIVGVGNCANSLVQGVTYYKDAAIDQEIPGLMHAVIGNYHINNVKFVAAFDVDAKKVGLDLADAIWASENNTIKFSDVAKTGVPVQRGVTLDGLGKYYKETIAESTAAAVDVVATLKEEAVDVLICYLPVGSEEAAKFYAQCAIDAGCAFVNALPVFIASDPVWAKKFEDAGIPIVGDDIKSQVGATITHRIMAKLFQDRGVHLDRTYQLNVGGNMDFKNMLERDRLESKKISKTNSVTSQLDHDMGAKNVHIGPSDYIPWLDDRKWAYVRLEGRAFGDVPLNLEYKLEVWDSPNSAGVIIDALRCAKLGLDRKIGGALLAPSSYFMKTPPIQYTDEQAHTAVEEFISAVLVKK, from the coding sequence GTGAATATAAAGACTGGAACTGGAGACATTCGCGTTGCGATTGTTGGAGTTGGAAACTGTGCCAACTCGCTCGTGCAAGGTGTTACCTATTACAAGGATGCAGCGATAGATCAGGAAATTCCTGGCCTTATGCATGCAGTAATCGGCAACTACCACATCAACAATGTTAAATTTGTCGCAGCCTTCGACGTTGATGCCAAAAAAGTAGGTCTTGATCTCGCTGACGCTATCTGGGCAAGTGAAAACAACACCATTAAATTCTCTGACGTCGCCAAGACTGGTGTCCCTGTACAACGTGGAGTCACCCTCGATGGACTCGGAAAGTATTACAAAGAGACTATCGCCGAATCCACTGCAGCTGCAGTTGATGTCGTGGCTACTCTTAAAGAGGAAGCTGTCGATGTTCTAATTTGTTACCTTCCTGTGGGCTCCGAAGAGGCTGCAAAGTTCTATGCTCAATGTGCCATCGATGCGGGTTGTGCATTTGTTAATGCGCTTCCGGTCTTTATTGCATCCGATCCGGTATGGGCGAAGAAGTTTGAAGACGCCGGCATTCCTATCGTGGGCGATGACATCAAGAGCCAGGTCGGTGCCACAATTACCCACCGAATTATGGCCAAGCTATTTCAAGATCGTGGAGTTCACCTTGATCGCACCTACCAGCTTAACGTGGGTGGAAATATGGACTTTAAAAATATGCTGGAACGCGATCGTCTTGAATCAAAGAAGATCTCAAAGACCAACTCAGTTACTTCTCAGCTAGATCACGACATGGGTGCAAAGAATGTACACATTGGACCTTCTGATTACATTCCATGGCTTGATGACCGCAAGTGGGCCTATGTCCGCCTTGAAGGTCGTGCCTTTGGCGATGTTCCTTTGAACCTGGAATACAAGCTTGAAGTATGGGATTCTCCCAACTCAGCAGGCGTGATTATCGATGCGCTGCGCTGCGCAAAGCTAGGTCTTGATCGCAAGATCGGGGGAGCACTCCTTGCTCCATCTTCATACTTCATGAAGACTCCACCAATTCAATACACAGATGAACAAGCTCACACAGCGGTCGAAGAATTCATTTCGGCGGTACTTGTTAAAAAATAA
- a CDS encoding PadR family transcriptional regulator codes for MRSRADSLEFALLGLLSDSALHGYELRKRLMTIFGPFRALSFSVLYPQLKRMVIAQSIEAKEVGVTSRRTRIVYTITEKGLKRFAELNGSVTAEAWEDEGFGVRFAFFSPTTMNNRVRILEGRLRRLQDKAEALRTDLQAQPLGIDKYLEEWRRFSLESLEREISWLETMIKSEGKVK; via the coding sequence ATGCGATCACGCGCAGATTCACTGGAGTTTGCCCTGCTTGGGCTGCTCTCAGATTCTGCCCTCCATGGCTATGAGCTGCGTAAGCGCCTGATGACGATCTTTGGCCCCTTTCGGGCGCTCTCGTTCTCAGTTCTCTACCCGCAACTTAAGCGGATGGTGATTGCCCAAAGCATTGAAGCGAAAGAGGTAGGTGTGACATCACGTCGCACCCGCATCGTCTACACAATTACTGAAAAAGGTCTTAAGCGTTTTGCTGAACTCAATGGTTCTGTGACTGCAGAAGCTTGGGAAGATGAAGGCTTTGGAGTGCGCTTTGCATTCTTTAGCCCGACCACAATGAATAACCGGGTAAGAATTTTGGAGGGGCGCCTTCGTCGCCTTCAAGATAAGGCAGAGGCGCTGCGTACTGATCTTCAGGCGCAACCTCTGGGGATAGATAAGTATCTCGAAGAGTGGCGACGCTTTTCACTCGAGTCACTCGAGCGCGAGATTTCATGGTTAGAAACAATGATTAAGAGTGAAGGGAAAGTAAAGTGA
- a CDS encoding LysE family translocator has translation MIPTRLPEYIVAAIIIILAPGPSVLFVIARAISWGRKVAVLTVAGNVSGSFVLSTLVALGLGPILARSDLAYLAVQWGGGLYLIYLGIDAIRKRSEHAADMTNQGPRVPSVGQSIRDGFWVGVLNPKAIVFFAAVLPQFVDIDGGNVTAQLLFMGLVFCVLAFISDSTWGLLAGTARQWLATDARRLEGLRATGGLVMIVLGILVLISAVVSS, from the coding sequence GTGATTCCAACGCGCCTGCCTGAATACATCGTGGCCGCCATCATCATCATCCTGGCTCCAGGGCCCAGCGTCCTATTTGTCATAGCCCGCGCCATCTCCTGGGGGCGCAAGGTGGCTGTCTTAACTGTGGCCGGAAATGTCTCGGGCTCATTTGTCTTATCGACCCTGGTTGCCTTGGGACTAGGTCCCATCCTTGCTCGCTCCGATCTTGCCTATCTGGCGGTGCAATGGGGAGGCGGGCTTTATCTAATCTATCTGGGCATCGATGCCATTAGAAAACGTTCTGAGCATGCAGCTGATATGACCAACCAAGGACCGCGTGTGCCAAGTGTGGGGCAATCGATTCGTGATGGATTCTGGGTCGGTGTTCTCAATCCAAAGGCAATCGTCTTCTTCGCCGCTGTCCTTCCCCAATTTGTTGATATCGACGGCGGCAATGTCACCGCGCAACTTCTCTTTATGGGCTTGGTCTTCTGTGTTCTGGCATTTATCTCTGATAGCACTTGGGGATTACTTGCCGGAACTGCCAGGCAGTGGTTGGCAACTGATGCCCGGCGCCTTGAGGGTTTACGTGCAACCGGTGGGCTCGTCATGATTGTGCTTGGAATACTCGTGCTGATCAGCGCAGTTGTCAGTTCCTAG
- a CDS encoding PD-(D/E)XK nuclease family protein, translated as MNKPEVPARDTIAPSDLTFGLSTCKRCLWLKYWFKFDLKKEFPLVKPLADSQEEHFRRASMPDISPTLKPGVVKQWGQWVKSAPIKINGFETRWKILGIYDLLGHYEDGTVGIIDCKVSDSDRDNGPFYAPQLEAYAHALENPDKGKPFPVTSMGLLIWKLAGVTETSASELASNSHGFGVNQHYVPVERDTATFTALLEELISTIEGGMPDSGAECNVCNYLLKRSELQID; from the coding sequence ATGAATAAACCAGAGGTTCCTGCCCGCGACACGATTGCTCCATCTGATCTCACCTTCGGATTATCAACGTGCAAACGATGTCTCTGGCTTAAGTACTGGTTTAAATTCGATTTGAAGAAAGAATTTCCACTTGTAAAGCCTTTGGCAGATTCGCAAGAAGAGCATTTCCGGCGTGCATCCATGCCAGATATTTCTCCCACGTTAAAGCCTGGTGTAGTAAAGCAATGGGGCCAGTGGGTAAAGAGTGCTCCCATAAAAATCAATGGCTTTGAAACACGTTGGAAGATATTGGGAATTTATGACCTCTTGGGTCATTACGAAGATGGCACTGTTGGAATTATTGATTGCAAGGTCTCTGATTCAGATCGCGATAATGGGCCGTTTTATGCCCCGCAACTTGAAGCATATGCACATGCGCTAGAGAACCCAGATAAGGGAAAGCCATTTCCAGTCACCTCCATGGGGCTGCTGATTTGGAAGCTAGCTGGAGTAACAGAGACATCTGCAAGTGAACTTGCCTCGAATTCTCACGGCTTTGGAGTTAACCAACACTATGTTCCGGTCGAACGTGACACCGCAACATTTACCGCACTTCTAGAAGAGCTCATTTCAACAATCGAAGGTGGGATGCCCGATTCCGGTGCGGAGTGCAATGTTTGTAACTACTTACTTAAGCGTTCAGAGCTGCAGATCGATTAA
- a CDS encoding lysophospholipid acyltransferase family protein, which produces MNNLPYGTLRAFLTPFLMLLFRPKVKGLRNVPVSGPLILASNHLSFSDSIFMPLVVPRKVTFLAKSEYFTSPGPKGFIKKLTFIALGQVPVDRSGGRRSEAALITGLQVLSAGNSLGIYPEGTRSPDGRLYKGRTGIARLAIESGAPVIPIAMFNTDKIQPTGKVVPKVMRVGITFGEPMYFEGDSTDLQYLREVTDQIMKRIQQLSGQEYADTYAVKVKKSKIKDENSEESD; this is translated from the coding sequence GTGAACAACCTTCCTTACGGAACGCTCCGTGCGTTCCTGACTCCCTTCTTGATGTTGTTGTTCAGACCAAAGGTAAAGGGTCTACGTAACGTTCCAGTTTCCGGACCCCTCATTCTTGCCTCCAACCATCTCTCCTTTAGCGATTCCATCTTCATGCCCTTAGTCGTTCCACGTAAAGTAACTTTCCTTGCTAAGAGTGAATACTTCACTTCCCCTGGACCTAAGGGATTCATTAAGAAGCTGACCTTTATCGCACTTGGACAAGTACCAGTAGATCGCTCGGGTGGACGGCGCAGTGAGGCTGCCCTGATTACTGGACTGCAAGTTCTTTCGGCCGGCAACTCACTGGGAATTTATCCAGAAGGAACTAGGTCTCCTGATGGTCGCTTGTATAAGGGCCGCACCGGAATTGCCCGCTTGGCAATTGAATCTGGCGCACCAGTGATTCCAATCGCAATGTTTAATACCGACAAGATCCAACCGACGGGAAAAGTTGTTCCCAAGGTGATGCGGGTAGGAATTACATTTGGCGAGCCGATGTATTTTGAAGGTGATTCAACTGACCTTCAATATTTACGCGAAGTCACAGATCAAATCATGAAGCGAATTCAACAGCTCTCTGGGCAAGAATATGCTGACACCTATGCAGTGAAAGTGAAGAAGTCTAAAATCAAGGACGAAAATAGCGAAGAGAGCGATTAA
- a CDS encoding ROK family glucokinase, which translates to MGYTVGIDIGGTKVLGGVVDETGAIISRARRDTPAQGGVALTQAIADVALELMKDSEIESVGVSVAAFISADRKTILATPNIKDWNGVNLDYELTSRIGLPVVIENDANSAAWGEFKFGAGRGKENILMLTVGTGIGGGIVVNSNLLRGSFGIAAEIGHLRIVPNGLLCGCGAYGCFEQYGSGTALLRHAREAIQAHPDRANNILNRGDGSIAGVKGSAITEAAREGDELALSIFETTGDYLGAGIASLAVILDPEAVVIGGGVIDAGGILLNPIRTGMEKYMPFAGKHPHPQIVAAQLGNEAGLVGVADLARI; encoded by the coding sequence ATGGGCTACACGGTAGGAATCGACATCGGCGGAACGAAAGTTCTTGGTGGAGTTGTCGATGAGACTGGTGCAATCATTAGTCGAGCACGTAGAGATACACCTGCCCAAGGTGGAGTAGCACTCACGCAGGCGATTGCAGATGTTGCGCTAGAACTCATGAAAGATTCCGAGATTGAATCTGTTGGAGTCTCTGTTGCCGCCTTTATCTCCGCAGATCGCAAGACAATTCTGGCCACGCCAAACATTAAAGATTGGAATGGCGTCAATCTTGATTACGAACTCACCTCGCGTATTGGGCTACCAGTGGTCATTGAAAACGATGCCAACTCTGCCGCTTGGGGAGAATTTAAATTTGGTGCGGGTCGAGGTAAAGAAAATATCTTGATGCTCACCGTTGGTACAGGAATCGGTGGTGGAATCGTAGTAAATAGCAATCTCCTTCGGGGATCATTTGGAATTGCGGCAGAGATTGGTCATTTGCGGATTGTGCCAAACGGCCTGCTCTGTGGCTGCGGCGCTTATGGATGCTTTGAGCAATATGGTTCAGGAACCGCACTGCTTCGACATGCACGCGAGGCGATACAGGCACACCCTGATCGGGCCAACAATATTCTTAATCGTGGCGATGGTTCGATTGCAGGAGTCAAAGGCAGTGCAATTACCGAAGCTGCGCGCGAGGGCGATGAACTCGCGCTCTCAATTTTTGAAACAACTGGAGATTACTTAGGAGCAGGGATCGCATCCCTTGCTGTCATTCTTGATCCAGAAGCAGTAGTTATTGGCGGGGGAGTAATTGATGCAGGAGGTATCCTGCTCAATCCGATTCGCACCGGGATGGAGAAGTACATGCCTTTTGCAGGTAAACATCCGCATCCGCAAATAGTTGCTGCACAGTTGGGTAATGAGGCTGGATTAGTCGGAGTTGCCGACCTTGCGCGCATCTAG
- a CDS encoding SRPBCC family protein produces MSEKSSSTIVIDAPLTDVQAALFDIATYPEWLTSIKKADVLESDDQGRALKAKLSIDAGMMKDRVTLDYDWSAAPASLSFTMDEADLLTQMDGTYFIKALDEDSTQVTYELTVAVSLPVPAMMITKAQQQTIDAALKELAARVS; encoded by the coding sequence ATGTCTGAGAAAAGTTCTTCCACGATAGTCATCGATGCCCCACTCACCGACGTACAGGCAGCCCTCTTTGATATCGCCACCTATCCCGAATGGCTCACCTCCATTAAGAAGGCCGATGTCTTAGAAAGTGATGACCAGGGACGGGCGCTCAAAGCCAAGCTCTCCATCGATGCGGGCATGATGAAAGATCGTGTCACTCTGGATTATGACTGGAGTGCGGCGCCTGCCAGTCTCTCGTTCACCATGGATGAAGCCGATCTACTCACGCAAATGGATGGTACTTATTTCATTAAAGCGTTAGATGAAGATTCAACGCAGGTAACGTATGAACTCACTGTTGCGGTCTCGCTTCCTGTGCCAGCAATGATGATTACCAAAGCACAGCAGCAGACAATTGACGCAGCACTGAAAGAGTTAGCCGCGCGAGTTTCCTAG
- a CDS encoding AMP-dependent synthetase/ligase: MNLVSTPAIIPAATTGNLTDLIADRARTEPERITISRPLGDGWQPMTAKELEVEIRATAKGLVAAGIAVGDRVAIMARTRYEWTVLDFAIWYAGGSVVPIYETSSAEQVQWILEDSGAVGIIVETPLLKEFVTPVLPSNTKHVWVMTDDVLPGLRNSGAQITDEEIQRRRSSLAPTTLATLIYTSGTTGRPKGVQITHSNFLAECGNVVEAASDLFKKPGGSTLLFLPVAHVFGRMVQIGSIHAGLHLAHCSDPVGRLPQDLASFKPTFVLAVPRIFEKIYNGAEARAEAAGKGKIFRAAAHVAIAYSESKDKGGFNPLLTLKHALFDKLVYSKIRAGMGGAVEAAISGGAPLGERLGHFYRGAGVTVLEGYGLTETTAGATLNLTNSLRVGSVGKPIPGTSIKIADDGEVLISGPIVMRGYWQNDAANEEVFDGAWFRSGDLGRLDEDGYLYITGRKKEIIVTAGGKNVAPAVLEDRLRAHPLISQCMVVGDNQPFIASLITIDQDMLKGWIATNAKTGATIESLRNDPDLIAVIQTAVDEANKAVSKAESIRKFTILPVDFTIAGGQLTAKLSLKRHIIAQQFAAEISALFTK, from the coding sequence ATGAATCTAGTCTCCACACCCGCCATTATTCCCGCTGCAACCACCGGAAATCTCACCGATCTCATCGCCGACCGCGCCAGAACCGAACCGGAGCGAATCACGATCTCGCGTCCGCTTGGCGATGGATGGCAACCAATGACTGCGAAGGAATTGGAAGTAGAAATCCGCGCCACTGCAAAAGGTTTGGTCGCTGCCGGAATCGCCGTTGGTGATCGGGTAGCAATCATGGCGCGCACGCGTTATGAGTGGACCGTCCTAGATTTCGCAATTTGGTATGCCGGTGGCTCGGTAGTTCCTATTTATGAAACATCCTCTGCCGAACAAGTGCAATGGATTCTAGAAGATTCCGGGGCAGTTGGAATCATTGTTGAAACTCCATTGTTAAAAGAATTTGTCACGCCAGTTCTCCCTTCTAACACAAAACACGTCTGGGTCATGACAGATGATGTTCTTCCAGGGCTCCGTAATTCAGGGGCGCAGATCACCGATGAAGAAATCCAACGTCGTCGCAGTTCTTTGGCGCCAACCACACTTGCGACTTTGATCTACACATCCGGAACAACCGGACGTCCAAAAGGTGTGCAAATTACTCACTCAAACTTTCTGGCAGAGTGTGGAAATGTTGTTGAGGCGGCAAGTGATCTCTTTAAGAAACCAGGTGGCTCTACCCTGCTCTTCTTACCGGTCGCACACGTCTTTGGTCGAATGGTTCAAATTGGCTCGATCCATGCCGGACTTCACCTAGCGCATTGCAGTGATCCAGTAGGTCGACTACCGCAAGATTTAGCATCCTTTAAGCCAACCTTCGTACTTGCTGTGCCACGTATCTTTGAAAAGATTTACAACGGCGCCGAGGCGCGCGCAGAGGCTGCCGGTAAGGGAAAGATATTTAGAGCAGCTGCTCATGTAGCTATCGCATATAGCGAGAGCAAAGATAAAGGTGGGTTTAATCCACTTCTGACTCTCAAGCACGCTCTCTTTGACAAGCTTGTGTATTCAAAGATTCGCGCCGGTATGGGTGGCGCAGTTGAAGCAGCTATCTCTGGTGGCGCACCCCTTGGTGAACGACTCGGACACTTCTATCGTGGGGCAGGCGTCACAGTTCTCGAGGGCTATGGACTCACCGAAACTACCGCCGGAGCTACCTTAAATCTCACCAATTCTCTTCGCGTTGGCTCAGTAGGTAAACCAATTCCTGGAACTTCCATCAAGATTGCAGATGATGGCGAAGTTCTCATCAGCGGACCAATCGTGATGCGCGGATACTGGCAGAACGATGCGGCAAATGAAGAAGTCTTCGACGGTGCCTGGTTTAGATCTGGCGACCTTGGTCGCCTCGATGAAGATGGCTATCTCTATATCACCGGTCGCAAGAAAGAAATCATCGTTACCGCAGGTGGAAAGAATGTGGCACCGGCTGTTCTAGAAGATCGTCTTCGTGCTCATCCTCTTATCAGTCAATGCATGGTCGTTGGTGATAACCAACCATTTATCGCATCTCTGATAACTATCGACCAAGATATGCTCAAAGGCTGGATTGCAACGAATGCAAAGACTGGCGCAACAATCGAGTCGCTGCGAAATGACCCCGATTTAATTGCGGTCATTCAAACAGCAGTAGATGAAGCTAACAAGGCAGTTTCGAAGGCGGAATCAATTCGTAAGTTTACAATTCTGCCCGTTGATTTCACAATCGCAGGTGGACAGCTCACCGCAAAGCTCTCGCTTAAGCGTCACATCATTGCGCAGCAATTTGCTGCGGAAATTTCAGCGCTCTTTACAAAGTAA
- a CDS encoding sensor histidine kinase, translating into MATNTPERLRIARELHDGIAQDLVGLGYQLDLIMADSKLSELSRNQVRASRLHIDSLIIKVRNEILALRKDSEDPFHLLLQRCAKETCAGMEISFEIEEVAVDATAQSELLAVAAEILRNIVAHSGATLILIKLYWVNNHTYLEISDNGNGGAVMKENRWGLQGITERIQALNGSCIIEDRDGTHISISV; encoded by the coding sequence GTGGCTACCAATACTCCCGAGCGACTACGTATTGCTCGGGAGTTACACGATGGTATTGCGCAAGATTTAGTTGGCCTTGGTTATCAACTCGATCTCATCATGGCTGATTCGAAGTTGAGTGAACTCTCACGAAATCAGGTTCGAGCCTCACGGTTACATATCGATTCTCTGATCATTAAAGTTCGCAATGAAATTCTTGCACTGCGAAAAGACTCCGAAGATCCATTTCACCTGCTTCTGCAGAGGTGTGCCAAAGAAACTTGCGCTGGGATGGAAATCTCATTTGAGATTGAGGAGGTAGCGGTAGATGCCACTGCGCAAAGTGAACTATTGGCAGTGGCAGCAGAGATCCTTCGAAACATCGTTGCCCACTCTGGGGCTACCCTCATTCTCATCAAGCTCTACTGGGTCAACAATCACACCTATCTAGAGATAAGTGACAACGGAAATGGTGGCGCAGTGATGAAAGAGAACCGTTGGGGGCTGCAAGGAATCACAGAACGAATTCAGGCTCTTAACGGAAGTTGCATCATTGAAGATAGAGACGGCACTCATATCTCAATCTCAGTATGA
- a CDS encoding response regulator gives MSTSIRVLVIDDHGIVRAGICAALERREDFTIFQAASKSEAFAQMAKVNPDVIVVDINLPDGSGLEIVSWARSISQTIAIIVLTLNEHDDFLIAAMKAGASSYLNKSAPLLEILAAIDHSLVAPLTFSSRETVKTVERKRDRFDLSQRELQILTQLHKAAPVAELASSLFITEATLKTHLSNIYRKLNVHSRLQAIEKARVSGLT, from the coding sequence ATGAGCACCTCAATCCGGGTTCTAGTCATTGATGACCACGGCATCGTTCGAGCCGGAATCTGTGCGGCGTTAGAAAGACGAGAAGATTTCACCATATTTCAAGCGGCATCAAAGTCAGAGGCATTTGCCCAGATGGCGAAAGTTAATCCCGATGTCATCGTTGTTGATATCAATCTTCCCGATGGAAGTGGTTTAGAGATAGTTTCTTGGGCCCGTTCGATCTCACAGACGATTGCCATCATTGTTCTGACCCTCAATGAACACGATGACTTTCTTATCGCTGCCATGAAGGCGGGTGCCTCGTCATATCTGAATAAATCTGCGCCGCTTCTTGAAATCCTGGCCGCAATAGATCACTCACTAGTTGCACCGCTTACCTTTTCCTCTCGTGAGACCGTAAAAACTGTGGAGCGAAAGCGAGATAGATTCGATTTATCGCAACGAGAACTACAAATTCTCACACAACTTCACAAGGCCGCCCCTGTTGCAGAGCTAGCCTCTTCGCTCTTCATTACAGAGGCGACCCTCAAGACCCATCTTTCTAATATCTATCGCAAATTGAATGTGCACAGTCGGCTGCAGGCCATTGAAAAAGCACGTGTCAGCGGACTTACTTAA